One stretch of Mangifera indica cultivar Alphonso chromosome 9, CATAS_Mindica_2.1, whole genome shotgun sequence DNA includes these proteins:
- the LOC123226551 gene encoding protein EXORDIUM-like 3 encodes MSPLTVLLTLTVTVVTLLLSVSPSAAWRPWPSTKYNTSDFIYGNSKKYEGSSEFVHMKYHMGPVLSANITVHTIWYGTWQKTQKKIIREFISSISAVNAKHPSVAGWWKTVQLYTDQTGKNISSTVLLGREKNDRFYSHGKRLTRLSIQSVIKSHVTAKSNPLPINPKSGLYLLLTSDDVYVQDFCGQVCGFHYFTFPSIVGYTLPYAWVGNSAKFCPGVCAYPFAVPDYIPGLKPAKSPNGDVGVDGMISVIGHEIAELATNPLINAWYAGPDPVAPVEIADLCEGIYGTGGGGSYTGQLLDGEDGATYNMNGIRRRYLLQWVWSNVVNYCTGPNALDQ; translated from the coding sequence ATGTCACCGCTTACGGTGCTCCTCACCCTCACAGTCACCGTAGTTACCCTACTCCTCAGTGTCTCTCCCTCCGCCGCCTGGCGCCCGTGGCCCAGCACCAAATACAACACCTCCGATTTCATCTACGGTAACTCTAAAAAATACGAGGGCTCTTCCGAGTTCGTACACATGAAATACCACATGGGGCCTGTCCTTAGTGCCAACATCACCGTACACACTATATGGTACGGCACGTGGCAGAAGACTCAGAAGAAGATCATCCGTGAGTTCATCAGCTCAATCTCCGCCGTTAACGCTAAGCATCCATCGGTTGCCGGCTGGTGGAAGACGGTGCAGCTTTACACTGACCAAACCGGGAAAAATATTTCCAGTACGGTACTTTTGGGCCGGGAGAAAAACGATCGTTTTTACTCCCACGGCAAGAGACTCACGCGCTTGTCCATTCAGTCCGTGATTAAAAGCCACGTCACGGCTAAATCAAATCCGTTACCGATAAATCCCAAGAGCGGGCTCTACCTTTTGCTCACATCGGATGACGTGTACGTCCAGGATTTCTGCGGGCAAGTGTGTGGGTTCCACTACTTCACTTTCCCATCAATTGTGGGTTACACTTTACCGTACGCATGGGTTGGCAACTCAGCGAAGTTTTGCCCAGGGGTGTGCGCCTACCCCTTCGCTGTACCGGATTATATCCCCGGATTAAAGCCGGCGAAGTCACCAAACGGCGACGTAGGAGTTGACGGAATGATAAGCGTAATTGGTCACGAGATTGCTGAGCTGGCAACGAACCCATTAATCAACGCTTGGTATGCAGGACCCGACCCGGTTGCTCCGGTGGAGATAGCTGATTTGTGTGAGGGTATTTATGGAACCGGAGGGGGTGGGTCGTACACGGGACAATTATTGGACGGCGAAGATGGTGCCACGTACAACATGAATGGAATCAGGCGGAGGTACTTGCTTCAGTGGGTTTGGAGCAACGTGGTAAATTATTGTACTGGACCTAATGCACTTGATCAGTAA
- the LOC123225170 gene encoding protein LPA2-like gives MALQLQFHPLSSFTTTKPSHHHNRLLLSKTKSEFTFVKSQKTPIDTESTQDSPKKPKSVSPGQGFGSSSSTSGNPTPTSVTKKRKAKGKRENASVIRRAPVQKPEFVSQEEEAKAKEMMKNESAFLLTWLGMGGVILLQGITLAASGFLPEELDKFFVKYLYPTFTPTVVLFVAGTVAYGGLKYLQNEKAKDQK, from the exons ATGGCGCTACAGCTCCAATTCCACCCTCTATCGTCTTTTACCACAACCAAACCCTCTCATCATCATAATCGTCTCCTTCTTTCTAAAACCAAATCTGAATTCACATTCGTCAAATCTCAGAAAACCCCAATCGACACTGAGTCTACTCAAGACTCACCCAAGAAACCAAAATCCGTTTCACCTGGCCAAGGCTTTGGCTCCTCGTCTTCCACTTCTGGGAATCCTACGCCCACTTCTGTCACTAAGAAAAGGAAAGCCAAGGGCAAAAGAGAGAACGCCTCGGTTATTAGGAGGGCTCCAGTTCAGAAACCCGAATTTGTAAGCCAAGAAGAGGAGGCTAAAGCTAAAGAAATGATGAAGAATGAGAGCGCTTTTCTTCTTACTTGGTTGGGAATGGGTGGGGTTATTCTTCTTCAGGGCATTACTCTTGCTGCCTCAG GCTTCCTACCAGAAGAGTTAGATAAATTCTTTGTGAAGTATCTGTACCCAACTTTCACTCCAACAGTCGTCTTGTTTGTTGCTGGGACAGTTGCATATGGAGGGCTTAAGTACCTGCAAAATGAGAAAGCCAAAGACCAAAAATGA
- the LOC123225676 gene encoding uncharacterized protein LOC123225676, translated as MNNSPPISIPVLDGKNYNRWNIQLRVLFDYHELLDVVENGVPTQVENGTDAQKNVHREIKKKDKKTLYFIHQGVNDEVFEKIAGATTSKQAWDILMTSYKGVERVKKVRLQTLRRQYELLQMESSETIGNYIGQVLALTNQMNIYGEACTEQAKVEKILRSLNSSFEYVVVAIEEAHDLSLMTVDEVSGTLQAHEQRMNEKKLRDRLSKPFTAKSLSKLIKVVKQARRIVVLAVEDGTRWLSFQQRSWWS; from the coding sequence ATGAATAACTCACCTCCAATTTCAATTCCTGTCTTGGATGGGAAAAATTATAACCGATGGAACATTCAACTGAGGGTGTTGTTTGATTACCATGAATTGCTAGATGTCGTGGAAAATGGCGTACCTACTCAAGTAGAAAATGGAACTGATGCACAGAAAAATGTCCACCGTGAGATCAAGAAGAAGGACAAAAAGACATTATATTTCATCCATCAAGGGGTGAATGATGAAGTTTTTGAGAAGATTGCAGGAGCAACCACATCAAAGCAAGCCTGGGATATCTTGATGACATCATACAAAGGTGTTGAGAGAGTTAAAAAGGTAAGACTTCAAACTTTAAGACGTCAATATGAGCTTTTGCAAATGGAGTCTTCTGAAACTATTGGTAATTATATTGGTCAAGTTCTTGCTTTGACAAACCAAATGAACATATATGGAGAAGCGTGCACAGAGCAAGCAAAAGTGGAGAAAATCTTGAGGTCATTGAACTCTAGTTTTGAGTATGTCGTGGTGGCAATTGAAGAAGCTCATGATCTGTCCTTAATGACCGTCGATGAGGTATCTGGCACCCTACAAGCTCATGAACAACGGatgaatgagaaaaaattgAGAGATCGATTGAGCAAGCCTTTCACAGCCAAGTCTTTATCAAAGCTTATCAAAGTGGTGAAACAAGCCAGAAGAATAGTAGTTCTCGCAGTAGAGGACGGGACGCGGTGGCTATCATTTCAACAGAGGTCATGGTGGTCATAA